From a single Miscanthus floridulus cultivar M001 chromosome 8, ASM1932011v1, whole genome shotgun sequence genomic region:
- the LOC136470687 gene encoding U-box domain-containing protein 70-like, producing the protein MSECQAFSNRALCHIHLGAFPQGLEDAEKCIELDPNFLKGYVCKAKVQFLMESYENALATYLEGLKCDPNNLEVLDGLRRCAACVKGSNAGDVVLEDLKYVDIEELKDFMEQLAPRDSEMDFVLEGQGETDPPATQNQLGQIASSQLDKNQR; encoded by the exons ATGTCTGAATGTCAA GCATTTAGCAACAGAGCTCTATGCCACATCCATCTGGGAGCCTTTCCTCAAGGTCTTGAGGATGCAGAGAAATGTATTGAACTAGATCCAAATTTTCTAAAGGGCTATGTGTGTAAAGCTAAAGTCCAGTTCCTGATGGAAAGTTATGAAAATGCTTTGGCAACTTACCTAGAGGGCTTGAAGTGTGACCCAAATAATCTGGAGGTTCTTGATGGCTTAAGAAG ATGTGCAGCATGCGTTAAGGGGTCTAATGCAGGTGATGTTGTGCTTGAGGATTTGAAATATGTTGACATTGAGGAACTGAAAGATTTCATG GAGCAGCTTGCCCCCAGGGATTCTGAGATGGATTTTGTCcttgaaggccaaggtgaaactGATCCTCCTGCAACTCAAAATCAGCTTGGACAGATTGCTTCCTCTCAGCTGGACAAGAATCAGCGGTGA